The window GGGCATGCTCTTCGAGCACGAGGCCCGTCCACACCTGGACGCCGGCCGCCTCGTCGAGATCCGCCCCGGCCGCCACCTGGACATCCCGCTCTACTGGCAGTGCTGGCGGCTCTCCTCACCGGCCCTGGACGCACTGACGGCCGCCGTTCGCACGGCGGCCGCCCAGTACCTGCGATGAAAGTCAGTCGTTCGCGTGCAGAGCGCTGTTCAGCTCGATGCCGGTGCCCTTACGCGACCGGGCCTCCAGCGCGCCGGAGACCGAGTTACGCCAGAACAGGAGATTGTTCACACCCGACAGCTCGATGGCCTTCACCACACGGCCGTCCGGCAGCGTGATCTTCGAAGCGGCGGTGATGTAGGTGCCGGCCTCGATCACGCAGTCGTCGCCCAGCGAGATGCCGACGCCCGCGTTCGCCCCGAGGAGGCTGCGCTCACCGATCCGCACCTTCTCCTTACCACCGCCGGACAGCGTGCCCATGATCGACGAGCCACCGCCGATGTCCGAACCGTCGCCGACCACCACACCCTGCACGATCCGGCCCTCGACCATCGAGGTGCCGAGCGTGCCGGCATTGAAGTTGACGAACCCCTCGTGCATCACGGTGGTGCCGGAGGCCAGGTGGGCGCCGAGCCGGACCCGGTCGGCGTCGGCGATCCGGACACCCGACGGCACCACGTAGTCGATCATGCGGGGGAACTTGTCCACCCCGTAGACGGCCAACTGCCGGCCCGCCGCGCGCTCCAGGAACCGCAGCTCGTCGACCCGCTCCGCCGGGCAGGGCCCGGCCGACGTCCAGGCCACGTTGGCCAGCTTGCCGAAGATGCCGTCCAGATTCACCTCGTTCGGCCGGACCAGCCGGTGCGACAGCAGGTGGAGGCGCAGATACGCGTCCGACGCGTCGGCGATCGGGTCGGCCAGCGACTTGACCAGCACCCGCACCTCGACGGTGCTCAGGCCGGGCAGCAGTTTCGGGCCGGTCTGACCGGCCGGGAGAACCGGCGGATCGGCCGGCTCCTCACCCAGACCCAGGTATCCCGCGGGGAACCAGGTGTCGAGAACCTGCCCCTCGGCGGTCACGGTGGCGAGGCCGATGCCCCAGGCGGGCGAAGTCGAGATCGCGGTTTCCACGAACCGAACCCTACCGGACCCTCAATGAGTGATCAGCGGGCTCGTCGGCCCCCGGTATGGTGCGCACATGGCCAACCCGCTTACCCCGGACGTGCTGGTCGATCCCGTGGTGCTGACCCGTGCCCTGGTCGACGTCGAGTCCGTGTCGCGCGACGAGAAGGCGATCGCCGACTGCGTCGAGGACGTCCTCCACAAGGCCGGCCACCTCAGCGTCCGCCGCGTCGGCGACACCGTGATGGCGCGTACCAAGCTGGGCCGCGAACAGCGGGTGATCCTCGCCGGTCACCTCGACACCGTCCCGGTCAACGGGAACCTGCCGTCCACCGTCGTCGACGACCTGATCTACGGCTGCGGCAGCGCCGACATGAAGGGTGGCGTCGCGCTCGCCCTGCATCTGGCGGTCACCCTGCCCGACCCGCGGTACGACGTGACCTACCTGTTCTACGAGTCGGAGGAGATCGAGTCCGAGTTCAACGGGCTCAACCTGGTCGCCCGCGAACACCCCAAGTGGCTGCGGGCCGACTTCGCGGTACTGCTCGAACCCACCTTCGGCGCCGTCGAGGCGGGCTGCCAGGGCACCATGCAGGCGCGGGTACGGACCCGGGGCCGGCGGGCGCACTCGGCCCGGGCCTGGCGCGGCGTCAACGCCATCCACGCCGCCGGTGAGGTGCTGCGGCGGCTCGAGACGTACCACCCCCGTACCGTCACGATCGACGGCTGCACGTACCGGGAAGGGTTGAGCGCGGTCGGGATCTCCGGCGGCGTCGCCATCAACGTGGTGCCCGACGAGTGTGTCGTCGACATCAACCTGCGGTTCGCGCCGGACCGTTCGGAGAAGCAGGCGGCCGAGCACCTGCAAGAGGTCTTCAAGGGTTTCGACGTCGAGGTCACCGACTCGGCACCGGGTGCGCTGCCCGGCCTCGACGCCGCACCGGCCCGGGAGTTCCTCGGCGCCGTCGGCATCGAACCGGCCGCCAAACTGGGCTGGACCGACGTGGCCCGGTTCGCGGCGCTCGGCATCCCGGCACTCAACTACGGGCCCGGTGACCCGGCGCTCGCCCACGCGCCCGACGAGCACGTCGAGATCGGCAAGATCCGCGACGGGGCGGCCACCCTCTACCGGTGGCTGGCGCCCTAATACTCGACCGTGACCCGGCCGACCGCGCGCTGTGGCGGCGGGATCTCCATCGTCGCCTCCGGATCCACTGCCGGTTCCGAGTCGCGGGCCGCGAAAGCGGCACGCCGTTCCTCCAGCACCAGGCGGATCCGGCGCTGCATCCTGAGACGCTCGTGTCGATTCGTCACGGTGGTCGCTCCTTCGCGGGGAGCCCGGTGATGCCAGGTCGGTAACTGTACAGACGCGCCAGGGCTACTGTCGGTTGTCTCAATCTGGCAAAAAGGTCTGCGGGTCGCAATCCTCTTACCGAAACGCAGCCGGTTATTCACCGGGTACTGACCGTCCGCACTACCTTTGTGGCATGACGGAGAGCACCAACGGGCGACAGCCGGGGCCGGAGCGTCATCGAGGAGCCGTCACGTTGCGCCGTGACGCCATCCCACCGAGCACGGCCGATCAGAAACTGCTCGACTCCCACCACCGCGACGAGTGGAAGACCAAGGACGCCTGGCGGGCGCTGCGGATACTGTCCGAGTTCGTCGAGGGCTTCGACACACTCGCCGACCTGCCGCGGGCGGTCAGCGTCTTCGGCTCGGCCCGCAGTGCCCCCGACAGTTTCGAATGCGAACTGGCCGAGAACCTGGGTGCCGCTCTCGCCGAGGCCGGCTACGCGGTGATCACCGGCGGCGGCCCGGGCGTGATGGAGGCGGCCAACAAGGGCGCCACCGACGCCGGCGGGATGTCCGTCGGCCTCGGCATCGAGCTGCCCTTCGAACAGGGCCTCAACGACTGGGTCGACATCGGCATCGACTTCCGCTACTTCTTCGTCCGCAAGACCATGTTCGTGAAGTACGCCCAGGCGTTCGTGGTCCTGCCGGGCGGCTTCGGCACCCTGGACGAGCTGTTCGAGGCGATCACCCTGGTCCAGACCAAGAAGGTCACCCGCTTCCCGGTGATCCTGATGGGCACCGAATATTGGGGCGGCCTTCTCGACTGGATGAAGCGCCGGATGCTCGACGAAGGCAAGATCAGTGCCATGGATCTCGATCTCATCCAGGTCACCGACGACGTCGCCGAAGCCGTCCGCATCATCACCGAAGCCGACCCTGCCGGGCAGCACTGACGTGGCCGCGATCTGCGTCTTCTGCGCCTCCTCGACCACCCTCGAACAGCGCTGGCTCGACCTCGCCGCGGAGACCGGCCGGGTGCTGGCCCAACGCGGTCACACCCTGGTCTCCGGCGGCGGCCGGGTCGGCATGATGGGCGCCGTCACCGACGGCGCCCGCTCAGCCGGCGGCCACACCCTCGGCATCATCCCGCAGTGCCTGGTCGACCTCGAGGTCGCCGACGAGGCCTCGGCCGAACTCGTGGTCACCGACGACATGGCCGCCCGCAAGACCGTGATGATCGACAGGTCGGACGCGTTCATCACCCTGCCCGGCGGCCTCGGCACCCTCGACGAGCTCTTCGAGGTCTGGACCACGTCCACCCTCGACGTGCACAGCAAACCGATCGTGCTGCTCGACCCGGACGGCTTCTACGACGGCCTGACCCGCTGGCTCGGCACCCTCGTCGATCAGAAGTTCGTCCGCCCGGCCGCGATGGACATGCTGCTCACCGCCCGTACCGTCAGCGAAGCCGTCGACCTCGCCGAGGCGGCGGTCGCCGCCGGCCCACGAAGCGGTCCGTCCGGCGCCGCGTCCGGCACAGCCAGCCCGGCCGCCCACTGAACATCCTTTCGCGGTACGGCCAGAGCCGATCCGGTTCTCGGGGCTGCCCCGGTGCGGTGTCGGCCCAACGGTGGTGCCGGGTCGGCCGTTCGGTGTGATTCCGGTGGGGTCGGCCGCCCTCGCCCTTCCTGGTCCGGAATAACGTCATACCGGCGTGCTCTCATAGATGCCGTGAGCACGCCGGTTTCCCTTCCCCCCGTGCGCCGGCCCACCTATCGCCTGGTCCGTCGCCCCCGCCCGGTGGTGCCCGCGCTGCCGGTCGATCCGGTCCAGCGCCGGGTGGCCGGGCACACCTCCGGTCCGCTCCTGGTCATCGGCGGCCCCGGCACCGGCAAGACGTCGGTGCTGGTCGAGTCGGTCGCCGCCCGGATCGCCGAGGGCACCGATCCGGAGCGCATCCTGATCCTCACCTTCGGCCGCCGGAGCGCCGCCGCGCTGCGTGACCGCATCGAGGCCCGGATCGCCGACGACCCCGGCCGGATCGTCCACGAGCCGTTGGTGCGCACCTTCCACGCGTATGCGTTCGGGCTGCTCCGCCGGGCCGCGGCCGAGCGCGGCGAGCCGTCCCCGCGCCTGCTCACCGGCCCCGAGCAAGACCTGATCATCCGCGAGCTGCTGGCCGTGGTCGCCGACCCGGAGGCACCCGACCAGATCGGCTGGCCGGAGGCGCTGCGCCCGGCCCTGCCCACGAGAGCGTTCGCCCAGCAGCTGCGTGACCTGATGCAGCGTGCCGCCGAGCGCGGTGTGGGCCCGGTCGAGCTGGCCCGCCTCGGCGAGCGCCTGGGCCGCGACGACTGGCCGGCCGCCGCCCGTTTCCTCCGGGAATATGTCGCGGTGCTGGCTCTCCGAGACGTCACCACCCGCGGTTCCACCGCCTACGACCCGGCCGAGCTGGTCCGCGCCGCATCAGGCCTGCTGGCCGACGAGCCCGACCTGCTGGAGGCCGAGCGCCGCCGCCTCGATCACGTCTACGTCGACGAGCTGGCCGAGACCGACCCGGCCCAGGTCGACCTCCTGGCCCAGGTCGCGGGCGGCGGCAAGCCCTTGGTCGCGTTCGCCGACCCGGACTCGTCGATCTTCGGGTTCCGGGGTGCCGACCCGGCCGTGGTCACCGCTTTCCCGCCGCGCTTCCGCTCGGTCTCCGGCGCCCCGGCCGAAACCGTCGTCCTGCACACCAACTACCGGGCCGCCCCACCCTTGCTGACCGCCACCACCCGGGTGACCCGCCGTATGCGCGGCCCGATGGCCCACCGCCTGATGTATCCACCCGCGCCCCCACCGTCTCCCGCGGCGCCGGCCCCGGCAGTGCCTCCCGCATCGTCGGTCGGCCCGGCGGCCCCGCCTGCCTCGCCGATCGCTGCGGTCGGCCCGGCCTCTTCTATTACGGCAGCCGACTCCGCATCGGGCTCGGCCGAGTCTGTGGCTGCCGCAACGGCGTCACCGACCTCAACTGACGCCGTATCAGGCTCGGCCGAGTCTGTGGCTGCCGCGACGGCGTCAGTGACCTCAACCGATTCCGTATCAGGCTCGGCCGGATCTCTGGCTGCCGCAGCGGCCGCACCGACCTCGACCGATTCCGAGGCGTCGCCGGAGACGGGCGCGGCTCCCGAAGGCCCGAAATCGCCTGCTGACGGCGAGGTGGATTTCGGCCCGGTGCCGGCCGCAATTGTGCGGACATTCCGCTCAACCGCCGCGGAGACCGCCTATATCGCGCACGCCCTCCGGGAAGCGCATCTGCTGCATGGCGTGCCGTGGTCACGGATGGCGGTGCTGATGCGGTCGACGACGCTTCAGCAGCCGTCGGTGCAGCGGGCGCTGGCCGCCGCCGGAGTACCGACGATCATTCACGCCGAGGATCTGCCGCTGCATCTGCAGCCGGCGGTGGCGCCGTTCCTGCTGTTGCTGCGCTGTGCGGTCGACCCGGACGCGCTGAACGAGGAGGCGGCCGTCGCACTGCTGCACTCGCCGCTCGGTGGGGCCGATCCGCTGACCGAACGGCGGCTTCGGCAGGGGCTGCGGGCGCTGGCGATCAGTGCCGGCGACCGGCGGGCCTCCGGTGAGCTGCTGGTCGACGCGGTGCGCGATCCGGCCGGGCTCGACCTGGTGGAGCGACGCTGGGCCCGTCCGGCGCAGACCGTCGCCCGACTGCTGGCCGTGGCCCGGGAAGCGGCCGCCGAGGCCGGCGCGTCGGCCGAGCAGGTGCTCTGGACCGTGTGGCGGGAGAGCGGCCTGCACGACAGGTGGTATGCGATGAGCACCGGGAACACCCCGATGCCGGATCAGCGTGACTCGGCCCGGGCCCGGGCCTGGCGTTCCGAGGCGGCCGACCGTGACCTGGACGCGATGGTGGTCCTCTTCGACGCCGCGGCCCGGTTCGTGGACCGGCTGCCTGGTGCGGGTGTCTCGGTCTTCCTGGATCACGTGCTCGGTCAGGAGCTGCCCGCCGACTCGATCGCCCCGAGCGCCGACCGTGGCGAAGCGGTCCGGCTGCTCACCGCCCACGCGGCGAAGGGCTTGGAGTGGGACGTCGTGATCCTCGCCGGTGTCCAGGAGGGCATCTGGCCCGACCTGCGGCTCCGCGGCAGCCTGCTCGGTTCGGAACGCCTGGTCGACGTGCTCGCCGGCCGCCCGGCGACCGGTCCGGAGGCGATCCTCGGCGAGACGTCGGCCCTGCTCGACGAGGAGCGGCGGCTCTTCTACGTGGCCACGACCCGGGCCCGGCGGCGTCTGGTGGTCACCGCGGTGGCGTCGGCGAGCGTCGGCGGCTCGGTCGGTGAGGAACAGCCCAGCCGCTTCCTCACCGAACTCGCCACCCCGAGCCGTGGCCCGGGCGGCGAACGCCCACCAGGACCACCCCGCCCGGACCCCTGGGACACCGGCCCACCCGACAGCCCCGGCGACCCGGCGGGCGGCGGCGGAGCCGCGGAGGACAAAACGCCGGGCGAGGACGAAACGCCGGACGAGGACAAAACGCCGGACGAGGGCGAAGCGCTGGGCGAGGACAAAACGCTGGGCGAGGGCGGAGCCTCGGGCGAGGGCGAAGCGCACGGTGCGGACACCACGTCGGCTGCGGACACCACGTCGACAAAGACCGTGGGTCCGGATGACCGGAGCGGCCCGGTACCGGGACCGGATCAGCCGACCGGTGACCGTGGACCGACGGTGGACGACCAGGTGGACGGGGAGATCGAGCTTCCGGTCGGGCGGCCGCCCCGAGCCCTGACCCTGGCCTCACTGGTGGCCGAGTTGCGTACCGTCGTGGTGGGAAGTGCCGAGACGCCCAGCCGCAAGCGCGCTGCCGCGGCCGAGCTCGCACGCCTCGCGGCCGCCGGTGTGCCGGGGGCGCATCCGGACGAGTGGTGGGGCCTGCGTCCGCTCTCCGACGACCGGCCGCTCGTCGACGAGGGCGAGCCGGTGAAGGTCACCCCGTCGTCGATGGAGAGCGCGTTGCGGTGCAGTCTGCGCTGGCTGCTGGAACGGCACGGGGGCGCGGCGCCGACCGGCCCGGCGCAGGGGATCGGCAACCTGGTGCACGCCGCGGCGATGCTGGCCGAGGACGCGAACGCGGACCGGGAGAAGCTGGTCGAGTACGTGTCGGCGCGGTTCGACTCGATCGAGCTGGCCGCCCAGTGGCTGGCCGGGCCGGAGCACGATCGCGCCCAGGCGATGGTGGACAAGCTGCTGCGCTGGCTGGCGGTGAACCCGCGGCGGCTGCTGGCGATCGAGCACGAGTTCACGGTGCGGCTGGAGGACGAGCGGAACCCGATCCAGCTGACCGGCCGGGTGGACCGGTTGGAGGTGGACGAGGAGGGCCGGCTCGTCGTGATCGACTTGAAGACCGGCAAGACGACCGCCGTGTCGGCGTCCGACGTGGCGGAGAACGCGCAGCTCGGCGGATACCAGGCGGCGATCGACGCGGGCGCGTTCGCGGATTTCGGCACCGACAGCGGCGGCGCGGCGCTGGTGCAGCTGGGACCGGGCAAGGACGCCCGGGAGCAGATGCAGGTGCCGCTGGCCGAGGCCACCGACCCGGGTTGGGCGGACGGCATGGTTCGCCGGACCGCGGCGGCGATGGCGGCGTCCACGTTCTCCGCGGTGGCCAACAGCAGGTGCCGGGTCTGCCCGGTACGAACCAGTTGCCCGATCTCCGGCAAGGGCCGGCAGGTCGTCGAGCCGAACGGACCGGATCAGGACTGATGACGCAGCCGACGTTGTTCGCCGAGGGTCCGCAGCCCCGCCGTCAGGTTCGGTCGGGCCCTAGGTTCACGCCGCGTGAGCTGGCCCGGATGCTGCACCTGCACGAGCCGACGGCCGAGCAGGACGCGATCGTCGCCGCACCGGTGGAACCGCTGCTGGTGGTGGCGGGCGCCGGGTCGGGCAAGACCGAGACGATGGCGTCGCGGGTGGTGTGGCTGGTCGCGAACGGCTACGCGCACCCGGGCGAGATCCTGGGTCTGACGTTCACCCGGAAGGCGGCGGGCGAGCTGGCGCACCGGGTCCGGACCAGGTTGGGCCAGCTGAGTCGCCGCCTGGGCCGGGACGAGGCACTCGCCGGCGAGCCGACCATCTCCACCTATCACGCGTACGCCGCCCGGGTGGTCACCGAGCACGGACTGCGAGCCGGATACGAGCCGTCCGCGCGCCTGCTGACCGAGGCCGCCCGCTGGCAGATCGTCGACTCGCTGGTCCGGACGTACACCGGCGAGATGACCGGGCTGAACCGCGCGCCCGGCACGGTCACCGACGACGTGCTGGCGCTGGCCGCCGAGATGGCCGAGCATCTGGTCGGCCCGGACGATCTGGCCGCGTGGACCGGCCGGTTCTTCGCCGATGTCCAGGAGTACCCGGGACGGGTCTACAAGGACGTCTCCGAGGTGCTGCGCCGCCAGCAGAACAGGCTCACCCTGCTGCCCCTGGTCCGCCTCTACGAGCAGCGCAAACTCGACCTGGAGGCGATGGACTTCGGCGACCAGATGGCCCGTGCCGCACTCGTCGCCCGGGACCATCCGGAGGTCGGCGCGATCGAGCGGGGCCGGTTCCGGATCGTGCTGCTCGACGAGTACCAGGACACCAGTCACGCCCAGGTGACGATGCTGAACAACCTGTTCGGCGGCGGGCACCCGGTGACCGCGGTCGGTGACCCGTGCCAGTCGATCTACGGCTGGCGAGGTGCCTCCGCGGGGACGCTGGAACGGTTCCCGGAGGAGTTCCGTGACTCGGCCGGCCACCCGTCCTGGGTGCGCACGCTGACCCGGAGCTGGCGGAACCGGCCGGAGATCCTGCGGGTGGCGAACACCGTGTCGGCGCCACTGCGTGCACAGGTGCACCAGTTGCGGGCGGCGGACCGGACGGCGGAGGCGGTCGGCGGCCGGACCGTGACGTGCGCGCTGCTCCCGACGTATGCGGACGAGGCGAACTGGATCGCCGATTCGATGCTGACCGCATGGCGCCTGGTGGCCGGGATGCCGTCGGCGCCGCCCGGGGAGATCCCACCGGACCGCCGCCCGACCAGCGCGGTCCTGGTCCGGGTGCGCAGTCAGATCCCGGTGATCGAGGAGGCGCTGCGGGCGCGGGGCCTGCCGGTCGAGGTGGTGGGGCTGGGCGGGTTGCTGGACACCCCCGAGGTTCGGGACGTGGTGTGCACGCTGCGGGTGTTGGCCGACCCGACCGACGGCGCGTCGCTGTTGCGGCTGCTCACCGGCGCGCGTTGGCGGATCGGCCCGCGTGACCTGGTGGCCCTGCACCGGCGGTCGCGGGTGATCGCCAACGCCCGGGTGGCGGCGTCCGGGCGTTCGGCGTCCGACCCGGAGCAGGTGAACACCGACCGGCTGGACGACGCGACCCTGGTCGAGGCGATGGCCGATCTGGGCGCGCCACACCATTACTCGCCGGAGGGGCATCGCCGCCTTCAGGAGTACGGCCGGGAGTTGGCCGCGCTGCGCCGCCGCCTGGATCAGCCGCTGCCCGACCTGCTGGCCGACATCGAGCGCACGATCGGACTGGACGTGGAGGTGGCGGTGCGCGGCTGGGCGGCCGGTGACGCCGGCCTGGCCCGCGGCCATCTGGACGCGCTCGGTGAGGCGGCGACCAGGTACGGCGCCGAGAACGAGTCGGGCACGCTCGCCGGGTTCCTGGCGTTTCTGGCCGCGGCCGAGGAGGAGGAGCGCGGTCTGGAGCCGGGGCAGGTCGACGTGGTCGAGGGCGCGGTGCAGATCCTGACCGCGCACGCGGCGAAGGGTCTGGAGTGGGACGTGGTGTCGGCGGCCGGTCTGTGCCGGGGTGTCTGGCCGGGTCTGGCCCGCGCGTCCGATCACTATCTGGGTGGGATCGGGGTGCTGCCGTTCCCGTTACGTGGTGACTCGTCGGGCCTGCCGGTGCTGGATCTGTCCGACGCCATGGAGCAGAAGGACGTGGCGGGAGCGGTGACCGCTTTCGGTCGTTCGTGGCGGGAGCACGACGAGCGGGAGGAGCGCCGCCTCGCCTATGTCGCGGTGACCCGCCCGCGTCGGCTGCTGCTGTGTTCCGGCTACTGGTGGGGCGACGGCGTGAAGCGCCCGCGCGGCCCGTCGGTCTTCCTCGACGAGATCCGTCAGACCTGCGCGGA of the Actinoplanes sichuanensis genome contains:
- the dapD gene encoding 2,3,4,5-tetrahydropyridine-2,6-dicarboxylate N-succinyltransferase, encoding METAISTSPAWGIGLATVTAEGQVLDTWFPAGYLGLGEEPADPPVLPAGQTGPKLLPGLSTVEVRVLVKSLADPIADASDAYLRLHLLSHRLVRPNEVNLDGIFGKLANVAWTSAGPCPAERVDELRFLERAAGRQLAVYGVDKFPRMIDYVVPSGVRIADADRVRLGAHLASGTTVMHEGFVNFNAGTLGTSMVEGRIVQGVVVGDGSDIGGGSSIMGTLSGGGKEKVRIGERSLLGANAGVGISLGDDCVIEAGTYITAASKITLPDGRVVKAIELSGVNNLLFWRNSVSGALEARSRKGTGIELNSALHAND
- the dapE gene encoding succinyl-diaminopimelate desuccinylase, whose protein sequence is MANPLTPDVLVDPVVLTRALVDVESVSRDEKAIADCVEDVLHKAGHLSVRRVGDTVMARTKLGREQRVILAGHLDTVPVNGNLPSTVVDDLIYGCGSADMKGGVALALHLAVTLPDPRYDVTYLFYESEEIESEFNGLNLVAREHPKWLRADFAVLLEPTFGAVEAGCQGTMQARVRTRGRRAHSARAWRGVNAIHAAGEVLRRLETYHPRTVTIDGCTYREGLSAVGISGGVAINVVPDECVVDINLRFAPDRSEKQAAEHLQEVFKGFDVEVTDSAPGALPGLDAAPAREFLGAVGIEPAAKLGWTDVARFAALGIPALNYGPGDPALAHAPDEHVEIGKIRDGAATLYRWLAP
- a CDS encoding LOG family protein → MTESTNGRQPGPERHRGAVTLRRDAIPPSTADQKLLDSHHRDEWKTKDAWRALRILSEFVEGFDTLADLPRAVSVFGSARSAPDSFECELAENLGAALAEAGYAVITGGGPGVMEAANKGATDAGGMSVGLGIELPFEQGLNDWVDIGIDFRYFFVRKTMFVKYAQAFVVLPGGFGTLDELFEAITLVQTKKVTRFPVILMGTEYWGGLLDWMKRRMLDEGKISAMDLDLIQVTDDVAEAVRIITEADPAGQH
- a CDS encoding LOG family protein; translation: MAAICVFCASSTTLEQRWLDLAAETGRVLAQRGHTLVSGGGRVGMMGAVTDGARSAGGHTLGIIPQCLVDLEVADEASAELVVTDDMAARKTVMIDRSDAFITLPGGLGTLDELFEVWTTSTLDVHSKPIVLLDPDGFYDGLTRWLGTLVDQKFVRPAAMDMLLTARTVSEAVDLAEAAVAAGPRSGPSGAASGTASPAAH
- a CDS encoding ATP-dependent helicase — encoded protein: MSTPVSLPPVRRPTYRLVRRPRPVVPALPVDPVQRRVAGHTSGPLLVIGGPGTGKTSVLVESVAARIAEGTDPERILILTFGRRSAAALRDRIEARIADDPGRIVHEPLVRTFHAYAFGLLRRAAAERGEPSPRLLTGPEQDLIIRELLAVVADPEAPDQIGWPEALRPALPTRAFAQQLRDLMQRAAERGVGPVELARLGERLGRDDWPAAARFLREYVAVLALRDVTTRGSTAYDPAELVRAASGLLADEPDLLEAERRRLDHVYVDELAETDPAQVDLLAQVAGGGKPLVAFADPDSSIFGFRGADPAVVTAFPPRFRSVSGAPAETVVLHTNYRAAPPLLTATTRVTRRMRGPMAHRLMYPPAPPPSPAAPAPAVPPASSVGPAAPPASPIAAVGPASSITAADSASGSAESVAAATASPTSTDAVSGSAESVAAATASVTSTDSVSGSAGSLAAAAAAPTSTDSEASPETGAAPEGPKSPADGEVDFGPVPAAIVRTFRSTAAETAYIAHALREAHLLHGVPWSRMAVLMRSTTLQQPSVQRALAAAGVPTIIHAEDLPLHLQPAVAPFLLLLRCAVDPDALNEEAAVALLHSPLGGADPLTERRLRQGLRALAISAGDRRASGELLVDAVRDPAGLDLVERRWARPAQTVARLLAVAREAAAEAGASAEQVLWTVWRESGLHDRWYAMSTGNTPMPDQRDSARARAWRSEAADRDLDAMVVLFDAAARFVDRLPGAGVSVFLDHVLGQELPADSIAPSADRGEAVRLLTAHAAKGLEWDVVILAGVQEGIWPDLRLRGSLLGSERLVDVLAGRPATGPEAILGETSALLDEERRLFYVATTRARRRLVVTAVASASVGGSVGEEQPSRFLTELATPSRGPGGERPPGPPRPDPWDTGPPDSPGDPAGGGGAAEDKTPGEDETPDEDKTPDEGEALGEDKTLGEGGASGEGEAHGADTTSAADTTSTKTVGPDDRSGPVPGPDQPTGDRGPTVDDQVDGEIELPVGRPPRALTLASLVAELRTVVVGSAETPSRKRAAAAELARLAAAGVPGAHPDEWWGLRPLSDDRPLVDEGEPVKVTPSSMESALRCSLRWLLERHGGAAPTGPAQGIGNLVHAAAMLAEDANADREKLVEYVSARFDSIELAAQWLAGPEHDRAQAMVDKLLRWLAVNPRRLLAIEHEFTVRLEDERNPIQLTGRVDRLEVDEEGRLVVIDLKTGKTTAVSASDVAENAQLGGYQAAIDAGAFADFGTDSGGAALVQLGPGKDAREQMQVPLAEATDPGWADGMVRRTAAAMAASTFSAVANSRCRVCPVRTSCPISGKGRQVVEPNGPDQD
- a CDS encoding ATP-dependent helicase; this translates as MTQPTLFAEGPQPRRQVRSGPRFTPRELARMLHLHEPTAEQDAIVAAPVEPLLVVAGAGSGKTETMASRVVWLVANGYAHPGEILGLTFTRKAAGELAHRVRTRLGQLSRRLGRDEALAGEPTISTYHAYAARVVTEHGLRAGYEPSARLLTEAARWQIVDSLVRTYTGEMTGLNRAPGTVTDDVLALAAEMAEHLVGPDDLAAWTGRFFADVQEYPGRVYKDVSEVLRRQQNRLTLLPLVRLYEQRKLDLEAMDFGDQMARAALVARDHPEVGAIERGRFRIVLLDEYQDTSHAQVTMLNNLFGGGHPVTAVGDPCQSIYGWRGASAGTLERFPEEFRDSAGHPSWVRTLTRSWRNRPEILRVANTVSAPLRAQVHQLRAADRTAEAVGGRTVTCALLPTYADEANWIADSMLTAWRLVAGMPSAPPGEIPPDRRPTSAVLVRVRSQIPVIEEALRARGLPVEVVGLGGLLDTPEVRDVVCTLRVLADPTDGASLLRLLTGARWRIGPRDLVALHRRSRVIANARVAASGRSASDPEQVNTDRLDDATLVEAMADLGAPHHYSPEGHRRLQEYGRELAALRRRLDQPLPDLLADIERTIGLDVEVAVRGWAAGDAGLARGHLDALGEAATRYGAENESGTLAGFLAFLAAAEEEERGLEPGQVDVVEGAVQILTAHAAKGLEWDVVSAAGLCRGVWPGLARASDHYLGGIGVLPFPLRGDSSGLPVLDLSDAMEQKDVAGAVTAFGRSWREHDEREERRLAYVAVTRPRRLLLCSGYWWGDGVKRPRGPSVFLDEIRQTCADGAGVVDVWTPEPAPGDTNPSDQVVATAEWPADPLGLRRPAMAVAADLIRRMIENPDASAAEAFADLAAADPQVAARAGLAADLVGLAGPGEVPDGAGWSRPIPGVRVTDPSPGSPATSPAPPRVPHPRQPDPSAAPAPQSLAHPDPSLQPRPDGEGPATSGADGEGPATSGADGEGRATGRPGGEGPGESEPGPDRAVLLAAAETADRAAETEDPDIARWRREAKLLLAEREERAHQDGPIEVTVPAHLSVSQLVVLRRDPQSLARSLRRPLPHRPAPQARRGTAFHAWLEQRFGAVRLLDIDDLPGAADDGAADDDELAALQEAFLTGEWAERTPIEVEVPFATTVAGVVVRGRMDAVYADPDGRFDVIDWKTGRRPSGVEAEAAAVQLSAYRIAWASLAGVPVRRVRAGFHYVREQVTVRPADLMDAADLAALLEEIPPAGH